The genomic DNA TTTAGCGTAGATAGTCAAACGATTATGTCCCAACAAAATCGACAATTTTCAATGAATAAAACCTATGGCTTGATTGGAAAAAGTGGGACAGGTAAATCTACCCTGATTAAATTGATTTTAGGATTATTGAAGCCGACAGAGGGGACAGTTTATGTGAATCAATTTCCTCTAACACAATTTAATTTGGAAGATTATTATGAAAAAGTTTTTTATTTATCTCAAGATGTGCCAATATTTCAAGGAACGTTGAAAGAAAATATTGTATTTAATCAAGAAATTTCTGATGAACAAGTAATTGAAGCTATGTATCGTTTTCAGTTGGGGGAACTTTATGAACGGTTGCCGGAAGGTTTAAACACTATTGTGAGTGAAAAAGGAATGAATTTTTCTGGTGGCGAGAAACAACGGATTGCTTTTACACGCTTAGCATTTACACAAGCAGAGATCCTTATTTTAGATGAGGCGACTTCTGCATTGGACGAAAAGACCGAAGAAAAAGTGTTACAAGAAGTACAAAAATTTACCCATAATAAGTTGACTATTTTGGTTACTCATCGACCTAAAACCCTGCGATTTGTAGATGAAATTATTGATTTAAATGAGTGAACTTGTTAGCTCTTTGGCGCTTCTTTTGCTACACTTTTTATAAGAATTGAGAGAAAGGGGCAACTGTTGATGAATAATAATGAGCAAGAATTAGCGGAATTTTGGGATGAATTTGCAGAAGAATATGAAGAAATTCAACAAGAATCGCCATTTCCAATTGCTCGAGAATTACGTGATTTCTTGGTCCAAGAAGGCATTTTTCCGTGTCAGACATTTCTGGATATCGCAGGTGGGACGGGACGATATTTACCTTTTTTTCAAGAGCAAGTCACGGAGTATACGCTAGCCGATATTTCTCAGAGAATGTTGGAGATTGCGGAAGCAAAAGCACAAAGCAACGTTGTTTTTCTTCACCAAAGCCAAGAAAGACTGATTGAGACTGGGAAAAAATTTCAAGTCGTTTTTTCAGCGATGAATCCTGCTTTGGATACGCCGGAAAAAGTTAATGCATTGTGCCAATTAAGTGAGAAATGGTGTCTTATATTTCGGCTAGTGGAAGAGCAAGATTCGTTATTTTCTCCTTTTGAGCAAGAGAGCAACCCGCAGTTAAAATGGATGGCAAAATACAAAGCATTTCTAAAAAAAGAACAGCGACCTTTTTTCACAAAAAAATTTTTCTTTGAAGCATCAGAAGCTATTTCAAAAGACTTTTTCCGCAGCTATTTTGAAGAACAATGGTCAGTTCCAATTTTAGAACAACGCGTACAAGAAATTTTTGGTTCTCATGAAATTAAGCAAAATCAGCGTACCATTATTTATGAATTAATTGCGATTCCATGTAAAAAAACAACCAGCGATGACTAATTATCGCTGGTTGTTTTTCGGTTATTTAATTGTGCGAAAGCTTTTTCTGGAATCTCTTTTTTATCAATTTTGACAGGAGATTGGATGATTCTTTTTTTACTAATGGTTGCTTCTATGTAAGCATTTGGTTCCAAAGGTTGAGGATTTTTGTCTGTCCGTTCGTAGTCCATAACTTGCGTTTTTCCATTACTTTTAACAAAAGTTAGTCGATAGTGTAAAGAATATTGGCCATCTATGCTTTTTTGATTGTCATCTACTGTTTGTTTTCGTTCAGGAATTTCTAGAGGAACTTGTGCATAGGCTTTTTCACTCTTATATGTATCTGCATAATAACGATAGCCTGTATAACCACCAACAATGAATAAGCCAATAAATAAAATAGCGCCGATTTTTTTCATTTTTTCTCCTCCTAACAATTTACAAAAATAGCATAGCAAAAGAAGAAGGAGATGGAACATCGAAAAAACGAACAGTTATCTTACAAAACTGTTCGTTTTTTTTGGTCTATTTAGCTTTCATCAGAGAGTAGAAAGGAATCATTTTTCTTACGATAACTAAAGAAAATAACAAAGTACAGTAGACCTGTTAAAAGAGTGACGCCTAACGAATTTGTAAATAAGATGCCAATAAAGATGAGTCCTAAAATGATTAAAGCAAGGAGATTAATACTTTTTTCAAAGAGAGACCCTCGTTTTAAAGACAGAACAAACGCCGCAGCGCTAATTAAAATCCAAATTAGCAAGACAGTGTAAGAGAGAGAACCGGCTAAGTAACCAAATAATTCATCGCCAACAAAATAAGAAAGAATAACGCCCAGATATAAAACACTTGCGCAGAAGAAAACTGAACGTTGAGGTACTTGGTGCTTGTTTAAAACCGCTAGTTTACTCATGGGTCCTTTTTTATCTTTTAAGCGAAAATATAAAAGGCGAGAAGAGGCGTATACCCCAGAATTAATAGAAGAAAACAAGGCTAAAATAATCACAAAATTTACG from Enterococcus faecalis includes the following:
- a CDS encoding class I SAM-dependent methyltransferase, whose translation is MNNNEQELAEFWDEFAEEYEEIQQESPFPIARELRDFLVQEGIFPCQTFLDIAGGTGRYLPFFQEQVTEYTLADISQRMLEIAEAKAQSNVVFLHQSQERLIETGKKFQVVFSAMNPALDTPEKVNALCQLSEKWCLIFRLVEEQDSLFSPFEQESNPQLKWMAKYKAFLKKEQRPFFTKKFFFEASEAISKDFFRSYFEEQWSVPILEQRVQEIFGSHEIKQNQRTIIYELIAIPCKKTTSDD
- a CDS encoding YxeA family protein, which gives rise to MKKIGAILFIGLFIVGGYTGYRYYADTYKSEKAYAQVPLEIPERKQTVDDNQKSIDGQYSLHYRLTFVKSNGKTQVMDYERTDKNPQPLEPNAYIEATISKKRIIQSPVKIDKKEIPEKAFAQLNNRKTTSDN